ATAACTTAAAAATGTTAGGCGCAAATATTAGCGTTGGTTAATGGTAAGATATAGCTATGGGTGATAACTCGTTGGGTTCATTGAAGATTGTTGGAGGAAATCCTCTGCGAGGTACTGTTGTTCCTATTCCAAATAAAAATTCCATCGTTGTTGCCCTTCCCGCCTCGATTTTAACTGATGAGACTGTTATCTATAACAATGTGCCACAATCAACCGATGTTCAAAAAATTTTGGAAATGATAGTTCTTTTGGGCGGTGAATTCACTTGGACAAGCGCCAACTCGGTTTCGGTTTGTTGCAAGAATTTAAAATCATATAAAGTCGATTTTGCTTTGGGAAATCTAATTAGAGCTTCGATTCTTTTCGCGGGACCGCTTCTTGTGCGTTTTGGTGTTGCCGAAATACCAGTCCCTGGTGGTTGTGTGCTTGGAAAAAGATCCATCGCTTCTCATGTTGATGTTTTTAATAAATTAGGAATTGTCACCGAGTTTTTTGACGGGTTTGTAAGGTTTACCCTGCCCAAAAAAATTACCTCCTGTTCCATTTGGCAAAACGAAGCCAGCGTTACAGCAACCGAAAATTTTGCTATGCTGGTTGCTGGTCTTAGCGGTAATACAATTTCACTTACTGATGCGGCTTGTGAACCTCATGTAGTTGATCTGTTAAAACTGTTATCGGATATGGGAGCGAGTATAACTGGCGCGGGTTCTAACATTATCACCGTATCGGGTAAAAAACTAAAAGGTGCCACATTTGTTGCGGGACCCGATTTTGTAGATATTGGAGGCTTTATTGTAGCTAGCGCTTTAACTCACGGAAATATTACGATCAGAGGTGGTAATGTTCCAGAAATAACGGGTGGAATGGTAAATTGGTTTAGGAAATTTGGGATTAAGATAGTAGAAAGCGGTCAAGACCTTGTAGTGGATGGGAATTGTGAACTTAAAATAGATCAGATTAATTCGGGGTTTCCTCTGGCTGGAGAAGATTTACTCAAATTTGCCCCTCGCCCCTGGCCAGGGTTTCCCGTTGATGTTCTGCCTCCGGTTGTAACGCTAGCTTGCAAAACAAACGGGAAACTTTTAATTAATAATTGGATGTATGAGACAGGGTTGGAGTTTTGTAAGGACCTAAACTTAATTGGAGCTAATATCCAAATGATTGATTCGCAAAAGATTATTGTTAATGGTCCTGTGACATTTAAAGGTGGGGAGGTTACTCCCCCGGGAATTATTCAAGCAGTCAAAGCTTTGTTCCTAGCATCTCTTGCCGATCCTGTTACAACTGTGGTACACAATGCTGACATCTTAAAGCGCCGATATCCTGATATAGTAGCAGGTTACACCTCCCTTGGAGCAAATATCAGTCCCGTTTAGGTTGTTGTTATAAGGTACTACCCGATTCGGGTACTACCCGATGATTTGTTGTTAAATCAAGGTATTTTTGATGCTTTCTAAAATGTTGTTGTAACAAGAAAAGATGGGGTGAGACCCAAATTCGGGTCTCACCCCTCTATCGTTTTACCCTAAAGAATCATTTTGTATATCTTGTTATAATATTATTACAATGCAAAAAGCCAAAAGAAGTTTCAAAGCACCAATTGTCTACGCTTTCATAGATAGTCAAAATCTCAATTTAGGTGTTAGATCTTTAGGTTGGAAATTAGATTTTAATAAATTCTATATTTATCTAAAAGATAAGTACAATATCTCTAAAGCCTTTTTATTTATTGGATACTTGGATTCAAATAAAAACCTCTATAGCAATTTAGAAAAGTGGGGATACAGTTTGGTTTTTAAACCTGCAATACGATTTAATCGTAAAAGTATTAAAGGTAATGTAGATGCGGAGTTGGTTCTGCATTCCGCAAAAATTCAGTATCCAAAATATAATTTGGCAATAATTGTTTCTGGTGACGGTGATTTCTTTTGCCTACATGAAGAATTGGAAAAAGATAAAAAGCTTTTTAAAGTAATAGTTCCAAGTAGAAAATCGGAGTCGTCTTTAATAAAGAGATTTAGAGATTACAAGCTTTATGTCGAAGATATTAAGCCAAAGGTTGAGTTAATTGGGAAATAATAAAGGAGGCTTCACTTGCAACACCAGCATTGCAAACTACTGACCTCCTGATGATTAGTTAAATACTATCAGTTTACTTAAAGCAAGTCAATATTTGTTGTGATTAAACATCTTCCGCAAATTGACAAAAATGTTTCGCTTGCTTCGTTTACTTCGCTTAAAGTTGGAGGACTAGCGGAGAATTTTGCCGTTGCCAAAAATCAAGATGAGCTTGTGGCTTTGTATCTTTGGGCTAAACAAAAAGAGATTTCAGTTTTCGTCTTGGGTGGAGGAACAAATGTTTTAATCTCTGATGACGGAATAAGAGGATTAGTAATTAAAAACGAAGCTAGAGGTTTTGTAGTTGGTGACAAAATCAACTCTCAAACTGTAACTAAACGCAAAAAACGCAATCAGCAAACCCACTGGCGTAAAGGTCTTTTAAATTGGGACGATTTATCAATTTCACAATCAACCGAGGGGGTTGCAATTGAGGTTCAATCAGGTCATCGGCTTCCTTTATTACTATCTCAAACACTACAAAACAAAATTACCGGATTGGAGCTTTTTGCCGGAATTCCAGGAACTGTAGGCGGTGCGGTGTGGAATAATATCCATGGAGCGGATTGGTTCATTGGCGATTTTTTGGAGTCGGTTAAAATACTCAACGCTGAAGGTAGTATCATCAACATCCCGCGGGAACAATTAGAACTGGAGTACAACGATTCGTTTTTTCACCGAAATAATTATTTAATCTTGTCGGCAAAGTTAAATTTATTTCTCGGAGATATCAAAACCGCACAAATGACAGCAAGTGAGTGGATAAAGCGCAAAATTGTGCAACCTAAAAACTCCGCAGGATCCACATTTAGCAACTTAACCGAAGAGCAAAAGCAAACAGCTGGTTTGGACAATCTCTCCGCGGGTTTTGTGATTGATAAAATTCTCAATTTACGAGGTTACACAGTAGGCGGAGCAAAAGTCTCCGAATCTCATGCCAATTTTATAGAAACTAAAGAGGGCGCAACAGCAAAAGATGTGCTGACGATCATCAACTATATTAAAAAATTGGCTCAAGAGAGGTTGGGTGTGGATTTAAAAGAGGAGATTGTGTTGGTTGGAGAATTTTGACATGCCAAAAGCTCATATTTTAGGAATCGGTGGCGAAGGATGGTCGTGGATAGCTAAAGTGTTGTTAGAATCTGGTTGGGATGTATCAGGATGCGATGCTGGTGATATCGCTAACAACAAACATATTCAAGAATTATTAAAACTTGGTTTATCTAAAGTTTATCTCAACAACTCCCCTAATCATGTAACAGGTGACCTAGACTATTTTCTGTATACTTCCGGTTTACTTTCTTATCCCAAAAATATGGAGGAGTTAACAAGAGCAAACGAACTTGGTGTAAAAAGCTTGGACAGAAACCACTTTTTCCCAGTTATTCTTGATGATCGCAATGTTGTTGCAGTTGCTGGGACTCATGGCAAGACAACTACAAGTGCTATGGTAGCGTATCTGTTCGATTCTATGGGTGACAAATGTGGATTTGGGATTGGTGGAACTTTGCTTAATTTTGCGACTAATGGCAGAGTAGGGGAGTCAAAAAACTTTGTAGTAGAAGCAGACGAATTTGGGAACGCTTTTTTGGGATTAACTCCCCAAATTGTCGTCTTGACACATTTGGAGAACGATCACACCGATTACTTTAAGTCGTTTAACGACATGCTAGGTTCATATCGGAAATTTGTAAATCAGGTAAAGAAAGGAGGACAAATTATTGGTTTTGGGGATAATCCAGGAATAGAAAGACTCGTATTAAATTGCAATAAAGACCAAATTTTTTATGGTTTTGAGCCTTATAACAATTGTGTTTTGAGTAAGGTAACTATTAAGGATTTTACGACATTGTGGGAGTTTAAGTACCAGAATGTCGTATATAAAGCGCAGATAAATTTTCCTGGAATTCAATATGCCTTAAATGCTACCGCTTCTGTTTTGGCTTGTAATGCCTTAGGTTACGATAT
This window of the Patescibacteria group bacterium genome carries:
- a CDS encoding UDP-N-acetylglucosamine 1-carboxyvinyltransferase, producing the protein MGDNSLGSLKIVGGNPLRGTVVPIPNKNSIVVALPASILTDETVIYNNVPQSTDVQKILEMIVLLGGEFTWTSANSVSVCCKNLKSYKVDFALGNLIRASILFAGPLLVRFGVAEIPVPGGCVLGKRSIASHVDVFNKLGIVTEFFDGFVRFTLPKKITSCSIWQNEASVTATENFAMLVAGLSGNTISLTDAACEPHVVDLLKLLSDMGASITGAGSNIITVSGKKLKGATFVAGPDFVDIGGFIVASALTHGNITIRGGNVPEITGGMVNWFRKFGIKIVESGQDLVVDGNCELKIDQINSGFPLAGEDLLKFAPRPWPGFPVDVLPPVVTLACKTNGKLLINNWMYETGLEFCKDLNLIGANIQMIDSQKIIVNGPVTFKGGEVTPPGIIQAVKALFLASLADPVTTVVHNADILKRRYPDIVAGYTSLGANISPV
- a CDS encoding NYN domain-containing protein; this encodes MQKAKRSFKAPIVYAFIDSQNLNLGVRSLGWKLDFNKFYIYLKDKYNISKAFLFIGYLDSNKNLYSNLEKWGYSLVFKPAIRFNRKSIKGNVDAELVLHSAKIQYPKYNLAIIVSGDGDFFCLHEELEKDKKLFKVIVPSRKSESSLIKRFRDYKLYVEDIKPKVELIGK
- a CDS encoding FAD-binding protein is translated as MIKHLPQIDKNVSLASFTSLKVGGLAENFAVAKNQDELVALYLWAKQKEISVFVLGGGTNVLISDDGIRGLVIKNEARGFVVGDKINSQTVTKRKKRNQQTHWRKGLLNWDDLSISQSTEGVAIEVQSGHRLPLLLSQTLQNKITGLELFAGIPGTVGGAVWNNIHGADWFIGDFLESVKILNAEGSIINIPREQLELEYNDSFFHRNNYLILSAKLNLFLGDIKTAQMTASEWIKRKIVQPKNSAGSTFSNLTEEQKQTAGLDNLSAGFVIDKILNLRGYTVGGAKVSESHANFIETKEGATAKDVLTIINYIKKLAQERLGVDLKEEIVLVGEF